The following proteins come from a genomic window of Vallitaleaceae bacterium 9-2:
- a CDS encoding sugar ABC transporter substrate-binding protein — translation MKKYLSIIMVGVLLLLTLTNCAPKEVPSDDTSKETTSQSASSSTASQDKEKTELVLWMPPFGTEDALDKSFWEDNLSDFATQNNVELTVEIVPWGNYEEKYLTGITSGSGPDVGYMYIEMISDFINMGAIEPLDSYITQEDRENYLYLDKGFIQGQQYTLPIIVGNARILVGNMDLLNDAGITEVPTTWDELIATGKILREKTPDIIPFAQPWGEPAIGALNSLYYPYLWQAGGEIFTDDASKLALDSPEALEATQFLYDLRFKHDIISENAMSYTNNDVIALLNDEKVALTVIDCTNAAKLGDQGINWDFVPFLTNKSGGTFVAADALIMTSNSDNKELAAKLMKTMTSGDIMTKFHHELAMFPPVAKDEEYNDHAEFKDMYANNAADLRTLPAVAGSFKAYDSLYKNLQLMMMGELSPEEALSYSVEYSENVLSN, via the coding sequence ATGAAAAAGTATCTAAGTATTATTATGGTAGGTGTTCTTTTATTACTCACCTTGACAAACTGCGCACCTAAAGAAGTCCCTTCTGATGACACATCAAAGGAAACCACCTCTCAATCAGCATCATCCTCAACCGCTTCCCAAGATAAAGAAAAGACGGAACTGGTCTTATGGATGCCCCCATTTGGCACAGAAGATGCCCTCGATAAAAGCTTTTGGGAAGATAACCTAAGTGATTTTGCCACACAAAATAATGTGGAGCTAACTGTAGAAATCGTTCCTTGGGGAAATTACGAAGAAAAATACTTAACCGGAATCACCTCCGGTTCCGGTCCAGATGTAGGTTATATGTATATTGAAATGATTAGTGACTTTATTAATATGGGAGCTATCGAACCTCTTGATAGCTATATTACCCAAGAGGACCGTGAGAATTACTTATATCTTGATAAGGGATTTATCCAAGGCCAACAATATACACTCCCAATTATTGTAGGAAATGCCCGAATCTTAGTAGGCAATATGGACTTACTTAATGATGCCGGTATTACCGAGGTTCCAACGACATGGGACGAACTGATTGCAACCGGAAAAATACTCCGTGAAAAAACACCGGATATCATCCCATTTGCCCAACCTTGGGGCGAGCCTGCCATTGGCGCCTTAAATTCCCTATACTATCCTTATCTATGGCAAGCCGGTGGTGAAATTTTCACAGACGACGCAAGTAAACTTGCTCTCGATTCCCCCGAAGCTTTAGAAGCCACCCAATTTTTATATGACTTACGCTTTAAACATGATATTATCTCTGAAAATGCTATGTCCTATACAAATAACGATGTCATTGCATTACTCAACGATGAAAAAGTAGCCCTAACAGTGATTGATTGTACCAACGCCGCAAAACTTGGTGATCAAGGGATTAATTGGGACTTTGTTCCCTTCTTAACCAACAAATCCGGCGGAACCTTCGTCGCTGCTGACGCACTCATTATGACCAGTAATTCAGACAACAAGGAATTAGCAGCAAAATTGATGAAAACCATGACAAGTGGTGATATTATGACAAAATTCCATCACGAATTAGCCATGTTCCCTCCTGTAGCAAAGGATGAAGAATATAATGATCATGCAGAATTTAAAGATATGTATGCCAATAATGCCGCCGATTTACGCACTCTACCTGCTGTTGCTGGTTCCTTTAAGGCCTATGACTCTCTTTATAAAAATCTACAATTAATGATGATGGGTGAGCTTTCACCGGAAGAGGCCCTAAGC
- a CDS encoding AraC family transcriptional regulator: MKLIKQKANLIWIRSFIIVIILILIVISILTTWTIHRFKEEIIGLNYNLMLKVQQNIETNLMEIEKITSMLELDSTNLAIKKSTAYETLNQEELFQFHHQINNYKISNRFISNIYIYYPKIDLIVSDKGIYPSKSYYLLYNNLNREGYNTWLSNVASTSDKGYYIRQKNGDALLYMHSQLPYNIASKKDAILTIEINQDELLTALYVDSDIRVDSHTTLFDSSNTNVSFFGNTTALELLRNVPESFLHNDGIYEYHRNFIITQTSRYSNIHYLTWLNSAEILAITHNIRFISYVSIIICLLIGAYISIRLTQHNNIPLYGILEKLSQTNPNCGKDAINEYDLINFEIDTMTVQNLKNRERLNHQQTLIESLFLSSILDRSLLEKSMITNKAKHYDVVFEYDFFQVLLIRPIFDETMDLQPFQTHLFSGLEYLQHTYGDMYIIGTLYNKDLVYLINSPQKNSAHTIEEMATNVLPLFSELGECIACLGQAYHGMESIGNSYAESLEVAPQHVGFSQNLYIYDPSTCPQASPSKKITLSTPEKAKRYIDAHYTDPLLGLYLIADKLKVSNTHLSSCFKETFGIGIIQYINQRRIDYAKELILTSDLLVKDIAQHVGFSSDISFIRVFKQYEKTTPGKFKDKNTH, from the coding sequence ATGAAACTCATCAAGCAAAAAGCAAATTTGATATGGATTCGTTCATTTATTATTGTCATTATTCTAATACTCATTGTCATTTCTATTTTGACAACTTGGACTATTCACCGTTTCAAAGAAGAAATCATTGGCTTAAATTATAACCTCATGTTAAAAGTACAGCAAAACATTGAAACAAATCTTATGGAAATTGAAAAAATCACTTCCATGCTTGAACTAGATTCTACCAATCTCGCTATTAAAAAATCCACAGCCTACGAGACATTAAACCAAGAGGAACTTTTTCAATTTCACCATCAAATCAATAATTATAAGATTTCAAACCGCTTTATCTCTAACATCTATATCTATTATCCAAAAATTGATCTAATTGTCAGTGATAAAGGTATTTATCCCTCGAAATCCTATTACCTTCTATACAATAATTTAAACCGTGAAGGATATAACACATGGTTATCCAACGTAGCCTCTACTAGTGATAAAGGATATTATATCCGTCAAAAAAATGGAGATGCTCTCTTATACATGCATTCCCAATTACCTTATAACATTGCATCCAAAAAAGATGCCATATTAACCATTGAAATTAATCAAGATGAGCTCTTAACTGCTTTGTATGTGGACAGTGATATACGTGTTGATTCACATACCACACTTTTTGATTCATCCAATACTAATGTCTCCTTTTTTGGTAATACAACCGCACTTGAGTTATTACGTAATGTGCCTGAAAGTTTTTTACATAATGATGGTATCTATGAGTATCACCGCAACTTCATTATTACACAAACTTCAAGGTATTCAAACATTCATTATTTAACCTGGTTAAATAGTGCAGAAATACTAGCTATAACCCATAATATTCGTTTTATTTCATATGTATCCATTATCATTTGTCTACTTATCGGCGCCTATATCTCAATACGATTAACTCAACATAACAACATTCCGTTATATGGAATCTTGGAAAAACTCTCTCAAACCAATCCAAATTGCGGTAAAGACGCCATTAATGAATATGACCTTATCAATTTTGAAATTGATACAATGACTGTACAAAACCTTAAAAATAGGGAACGTCTTAATCATCAGCAAACCTTAATTGAAAGCCTCTTTTTAAGCAGCATTCTAGACCGTAGTCTTTTGGAAAAATCTATGATTACCAATAAAGCCAAACATTATGATGTTGTCTTTGAATATGATTTTTTCCAAGTGCTACTCATCCGCCCCATCTTTGATGAAACCATGGATCTTCAACCGTTTCAGACCCACTTATTTAGTGGCTTGGAATATTTGCAACACACCTATGGCGATATGTATATTATCGGAACATTATATAATAAAGATTTGGTCTACTTAATCAATAGCCCGCAAAAGAACTCCGCTCATACGATAGAAGAGATGGCAACTAATGTTCTTCCTTTGTTCTCTGAACTTGGAGAGTGCATTGCCTGTCTTGGGCAAGCCTATCACGGTATGGAGTCGATTGGAAATAGTTATGCCGAATCCTTGGAGGTTGCACCACAGCATGTTGGGTTCTCCCAAAATCTCTACATTTATGACCCATCGACTTGTCCTCAAGCAAGTCCCTCAAAAAAAATCACTTTGAGCACACCAGAAAAAGCCAAACGCTATATTGATGCCCACTATACGGATCCACTTCTTGGTTTGTATTTAATCGCAGATAAACTCAAGGTCAGCAATACCCATCTATCCTCTTGCTTTAAAGAGACTTTCGGGATTGGTATAATTCAATATATCAATCAGCGTCGCATTGATTACGCCAAAGAACTCATTTTGACAAGCGATCTTCTTGTCAAAGATATTGCTCAGCACGTTGGATTTTCAAGTGACATCAGCTTTATTCGCGTGTTTAAGCAATATGAAAAAACCACCCCCGGAAAGTTTAAGGATAAAAATACCCACTAA
- a CDS encoding sigma-70 family RNA polymerase sigma factor, which yields MRQPVEILIETYKNNLYVIAFNICKNIQDAEDVVQDTFIQYITFKKEFETEQHIRAWLIRVAINKAKNKNLTFFRRKIEPLEKYMETLTFESSESFELFDTVIKLPEKYRVVIHLFYYEDYAIKDIASILKISESNVKVRLSRGRKLLKNTLKEVWEDDE from the coding sequence ATGAGACAACCAGTAGAGATACTGATTGAAACGTATAAGAATAACTTGTATGTTATTGCATTTAACATTTGCAAAAATATTCAGGATGCAGAAGATGTTGTTCAAGATACCTTCATTCAGTATATAACATTTAAAAAAGAATTTGAAACAGAGCAACACATACGTGCATGGCTTATAAGGGTAGCAATCAACAAAGCAAAGAATAAAAACCTAACTTTTTTTAGACGTAAAATCGAGCCGTTGGAAAAGTATATGGAAACACTGACTTTTGAATCATCAGAGTCTTTTGAACTATTTGATACGGTCATTAAACTGCCGGAAAAATACCGAGTTGTTATTCATTTGTTCTATTACGAAGACTACGCTATCAAAGACATTGCCAGTATTTTAAAAATTTCTGAGAGCAATGTAAAGGTCAGATTGTCACGTGGAAGAAAGTTGCTAAAAAACACATTAAAGGAGGTATGGGAAGATGACGAATAA
- the trpE gene encoding anthranilate synthase component I, whose protein sequence is MMKMKLRTYERKLSGDTETPISIYSKYVHTQVGFLLESKEQPKGRYSFMAANPYMQIRIYRDRIETTTEDITQVTYGRGLEHVKTMMDDIKVCNTTQLPFIGGAVGTVGYDMIRDYEVLPDNNPDTIGTPDAHLLFVKELIAYDHYRHQIHLICLDSDDEEGQKRSEKRFDRMQAQLHEPLNLSKTCAPIEVEFTTNMSEQAYIKAVHQAKRYIYEGDIFQVVLSQRLSGKSQHVNTFNLYRKLRQVNPSPYLYYFNMGDYAIVGSSPEMLVSIKKDCIRTCPIAGTRKLGATDEENTALAKALLEDEKERAEHMMLVDLGRNDMGRIAEIDSVKIEALMEVHHYSHVMHLVSLVSGKRREGMSMFEVLMSFLPAGTLSGAPKIRAMEIIDELENKRRGIYGGAIGYFGFNGNMDMCIAIRTMVIKDDIIHIQAGAGIVADSDPKKEYEETLNKAKALVAAIGGTEVGYAIVNR, encoded by the coding sequence ATGATGAAGATGAAGTTAAGAACGTATGAACGAAAACTTTCAGGAGACACGGAGACACCGATTTCTATTTACTCAAAATATGTACATACACAGGTTGGTTTTTTACTTGAAAGCAAAGAGCAACCTAAGGGACGCTATTCATTTATGGCAGCTAATCCATATATGCAGATTCGTATTTATCGAGACCGTATTGAAACAACAACAGAGGATATAACGCAAGTCACCTATGGACGAGGATTAGAGCATGTAAAAACGATGATGGATGATATTAAAGTATGTAATACGACCCAGTTGCCATTTATTGGGGGAGCTGTCGGAACAGTAGGATATGATATGATTCGTGATTATGAGGTGCTTCCCGATAATAATCCAGATACTATTGGTACACCCGATGCGCATCTACTGTTTGTTAAAGAGCTTATTGCCTATGACCATTACCGCCATCAGATACATCTGATTTGTCTCGATAGTGATGATGAGGAAGGACAAAAACGCAGTGAAAAGCGCTTTGACCGTATGCAAGCACAGTTGCATGAACCTCTTAATTTAAGTAAGACATGTGCACCTATAGAGGTAGAATTTACAACGAATATGAGTGAACAAGCCTATATCAAGGCAGTACATCAAGCAAAGCGCTATATTTATGAAGGGGATATTTTTCAAGTCGTCTTATCCCAGCGGTTAAGCGGGAAAAGTCAACATGTGAATACATTTAACCTCTATCGCAAGCTAAGACAGGTTAATCCTTCTCCATATTTATATTACTTTAATATGGGTGACTATGCGATTGTGGGGAGCTCGCCAGAAATGTTAGTCTCCATCAAAAAAGACTGCATTCGCACGTGTCCGATAGCCGGGACGAGAAAATTAGGTGCAACCGATGAGGAAAATACTGCGTTGGCTAAGGCGTTACTTGAGGATGAAAAAGAGCGGGCAGAACATATGATGTTAGTCGATCTTGGACGCAATGATATGGGAAGAATTGCTGAAATTGATTCCGTAAAGATTGAGGCATTGATGGAAGTACATCATTATTCGCATGTGATGCATTTGGTTTCCCTAGTCTCTGGGAAACGGCGAGAGGGTATGAGTATGTTTGAAGTATTGATGAGTTTTTTACCAGCAGGAACCTTGTCTGGAGCTCCTAAAATCAGGGCAATGGAAATTATTGATGAACTGGAAAATAAACGGCGGGGAATCTATGGTGGTGCCATTGGGTACTTTGGGTTTAACGGGAATATGGACATGTGCATTGCTATACGCACGATGGTTATCAAAGATGACATCATTCATATTCAAGCGGGTGCAGGAATCGTTGCTGATTCGGATCCGAAAAAAGAATATGAAGAAACCCTAAATAAGGCTAAAGCTTTGGTGGCGGCTATTGGAGGAACGGAGGTAGGCTATGCTATTGTTAATCGATAA
- a CDS encoding aminodeoxychorismate/anthranilate synthase component II — MLLLIDNYDSFTYNLYQYIGHFKKDIKVVRNDEITIEQIEQLAPEQIVLSPGPKTPKEAGICLEVIQQFYDKIPILGICLGHQSIGEAFGGIVKHANVLYHGKSSCINFDPDPIFNGMEGPIHVARYHSLIVDRHTLPKELKVLSMYEDEIMAMKHEDYPVYGLQFHPESLLTTQGMDIIRNFLLLS, encoded by the coding sequence ATGCTATTGTTAATCGATAATTATGATTCTTTTACATATAATCTGTATCAATATATTGGACACTTTAAAAAAGACATCAAAGTGGTACGTAATGATGAGATAACGATTGAGCAGATAGAACAACTGGCACCTGAACAAATTGTACTATCGCCTGGTCCTAAGACGCCAAAGGAAGCGGGGATTTGTCTTGAGGTTATTCAACAATTTTATGATAAGATCCCAATCCTTGGCATATGTCTTGGACACCAAAGTATTGGAGAAGCCTTTGGGGGTATAGTCAAGCATGCAAACGTACTCTATCATGGAAAATCAAGTTGCATTAACTTTGACCCAGATCCGATTTTTAATGGAATGGAAGGACCGATCCATGTGGCGCGATACCATTCTCTTATTGTAGATCGGCATACATTGCCCAAGGAGTTGAAGGTTCTTAGTATGTATGAAGATGAAATTATGGCGATGAAACATGAAGACTATCCGGTTTATGGATTGCAGTTCCATCCGGAGTCATTATTGACAACTCAAGGGATGGATATAATTCGAAACTTTTTATTGCTTAGTTAA
- the trpD gene encoding anthranilate phosphoribosyltransferase, whose product MKEYIEKIMSGEDLTMDEMTKVMEGLMSGTIDPVLAGSFLTALKMKKEAVAEIIAGARVLRQKAMTIDLAQEITLDTCGTGGDALGTFNISTGVAILSAAAGVCVVKHGNRSVSSKCGCADVLEALGVAIELQPEQVKACIEKTQMGFLYAPIFHATMRHVGSVRKTLGYRTIFNILGPLANPASASYQLVGVFDEQLLMIFAKVLKELGVKQAMVVHGMDGLDEITIASETKICELREGEITLKTISPEDFGYKRAPLSTIVGGDSTTNAQILLDIFQGKKGPMRDVLVLNAGAALYTCQKAATIKEGINMAEHILDTGKAMHKLNEFVEVTNMLKRVSIAG is encoded by the coding sequence ATGAAAGAATATATTGAAAAAATCATGTCAGGTGAAGATTTAACAATGGATGAGATGACAAAGGTTATGGAAGGGTTAATGAGTGGAACCATAGACCCGGTTCTTGCAGGAAGCTTTTTGACAGCCCTCAAAATGAAAAAAGAAGCAGTGGCTGAAATTATTGCTGGGGCACGGGTGTTAAGGCAAAAGGCCATGACGATAGACCTTGCTCAAGAGATAACCCTTGATACTTGTGGGACAGGGGGAGATGCGCTGGGAACGTTTAACATTAGTACGGGTGTAGCGATTCTTTCAGCAGCAGCGGGTGTCTGTGTCGTTAAACATGGTAACCGTTCCGTATCCAGTAAGTGTGGATGTGCAGATGTATTGGAAGCATTAGGGGTTGCCATTGAACTCCAACCAGAGCAAGTTAAAGCGTGTATTGAGAAAACGCAGATGGGTTTTTTATATGCACCTATTTTCCACGCAACGATGCGGCATGTAGGTTCGGTTAGAAAGACCTTGGGCTATCGTACGATTTTTAATATTTTAGGACCATTGGCGAATCCGGCGAGCGCATCCTATCAATTAGTAGGTGTCTTTGATGAACAACTCCTTATGATTTTTGCAAAAGTTTTAAAAGAGCTAGGAGTTAAGCAAGCAATGGTTGTACATGGGATGGATGGTCTTGATGAAATTACGATTGCATCGGAGACAAAAATTTGTGAGCTTCGAGAAGGAGAGATTACACTTAAAACCATAAGCCCAGAAGATTTTGGGTATAAGCGTGCACCTTTAAGCACCATTGTTGGTGGTGACAGTACAACCAATGCTCAGATTCTATTAGATATATTCCAGGGAAAAAAAGGACCAATGCGAGACGTCCTTGTACTCAATGCAGGAGCGGCGCTTTATACGTGTCAAAAAGCGGCAACAATTAAAGAGGGTATCAATATGGCAGAACATATCCTTGATACAGGAAAAGCAATGCATAAGTTAAACGAATTCGTTGAGGTTACTAACATGCTTAAACGTGTTTCGATTGCGGGGTGA
- the trpC gene encoding indole-3-glycerol phosphate synthase TrpC encodes MALYLHEIVHQKRVRLEERQLSYQELNMRIQQQGFRPSFKEALQKKGLSIIGEIKKASPSKGLIREDFHPVAIAKEYAMCVDAVSVLTEEHYFLGSDIYLEEVSRAITLPTLCKDFIIDPIQIFNAKALGASAVLLIVHILTDTQLGDLLQLTKELGMDALVETHTREEIERAVCAGAEIIGINNRNLSTFETKVDVTLDLAKYIPKECIVISESGILSPLDVEVLSYVDIDAILVGENFMRSTSIKQSAKELKNAYRR; translated from the coding sequence ATGGCATTATATTTACATGAGATTGTCCATCAAAAACGTGTACGACTAGAAGAGCGTCAATTAAGTTATCAAGAACTAAATATGCGGATTCAACAGCAAGGTTTTCGACCAAGCTTCAAAGAAGCTCTACAAAAAAAAGGACTGTCCATTATTGGGGAAATTAAGAAAGCCTCGCCGTCCAAAGGCTTAATTCGAGAAGATTTTCATCCGGTGGCAATTGCAAAAGAGTATGCAATGTGCGTTGATGCGGTGTCGGTATTGACAGAAGAACATTATTTTCTAGGGTCAGATATTTATTTGGAAGAGGTTAGTCGAGCCATTACGCTACCGACATTGTGTAAAGATTTTATTATAGATCCGATACAGATTTTCAATGCGAAAGCGCTTGGTGCCAGTGCAGTATTATTGATTGTACATATTCTTACAGATACACAGCTAGGTGATTTATTACAATTAACAAAAGAGCTAGGGATGGATGCCTTGGTAGAGACACATACACGAGAAGAAATAGAACGAGCAGTATGTGCCGGAGCTGAGATTATAGGGATTAACAACCGTAATCTTAGCACATTTGAAACCAAGGTTGATGTGACACTAGACTTGGCAAAATATATTCCAAAAGAGTGTATTGTCATTAGCGAGAGTGGGATTTTATCTCCTCTTGATGTCGAAGTACTATCCTATGTGGATATTGACGCAATTCTTGTGGGAGAGAATTTTATGCGAAGTACATCCATTAAGCAAAGTGCAAAGGAGTTAAAAAATGCCTATCGACGTTAA
- a CDS encoding phosphoribosylanthranilate isomerase, whose protein sequence is MPIDVKICGLKTKEEINIINQFPIAYAGFIFAPSKRQVSIDQARALIQSMRKDIQKVGVFVDSPIEEVLRAVNVCKLDVIQLHGKETVDYIQKIPCRVWKTIQVEDTSSFEGVQNYLGTVEGLLLDTYHKDMHGGTGVEFDWSCIPFTLFKQSKMILAGGLRPENIHEAINKVQPNVIDVNSGIEVQGYKTYGRIKKLFEELKI, encoded by the coding sequence ATGCCTATCGACGTTAAAATTTGTGGATTAAAAACCAAGGAAGAGATTAATATCATTAACCAGTTTCCCATAGCCTATGCGGGATTTATCTTTGCACCCTCAAAGCGTCAAGTGTCTATTGACCAAGCGAGGGCACTTATTCAATCCATGCGAAAAGATATACAAAAAGTAGGCGTGTTTGTGGATAGTCCGATAGAAGAAGTTCTACGTGCGGTGAATGTATGCAAATTGGATGTTATCCAACTACATGGAAAGGAAACTGTGGATTATATTCAAAAAATACCTTGTAGGGTGTGGAAAACCATTCAGGTTGAAGATACATCCAGTTTTGAAGGGGTGCAAAACTATCTAGGAACTGTGGAAGGACTGTTGTTGGATACCTATCATAAAGATATGCATGGAGGAACAGGTGTTGAGTTTGATTGGTCATGCATCCCCTTTACACTTTTTAAGCAAAGTAAGATGATCCTTGCCGGGGGACTAAGACCAGAAAATATTCATGAAGCAATAAACAAGGTGCAACCTAATGTTATTGATGTGAATTCAGGAATTGAAGTACAGGGGTATAAAACCTATGGAAGAATAAAAAAATTATTTGAGGAGTTGAAGATATGA
- the trpB gene encoding tryptophan synthase subunit beta, with amino-acid sequence MSRFGEFGGQYVPEALMNPLKELEKAYKEALNDQGFMDAYRYYLKQYVGRPAPLYFAKRLTEKYQKAKIYLKREDLNHTGAHKINNVLGQILLAKRMGKTKIIAETGAGQHGVAAATGAALFGMECRVFMGEEDIKRQELNVFRMKLLGAQVISVSSGTATLKDATNEAIREWVRLAEDTFYVIGSVVGPHPYPQMVRDFQRVIGDETREQILEQEGRLPNRIYACVGGGSNAMGMFYPFLEDTKVDLIGAEAGGLGIASGKHAVVLSKEVESRIGVFQGMKTALLADENGNIIPAHSISAGLDYPGIGPEHAYLDSINRARYAVVSDQEALEAFEELSRTEGIIPALESAHAIALAIREIKTTQPEDIVVINVSGRGDKDTHTVMAYFEQGKKDLERLNK; translated from the coding sequence ATGAGTCGATTTGGAGAATTTGGAGGACAATATGTACCGGAAGCGTTGATGAATCCTTTAAAGGAATTAGAGAAAGCATACAAAGAGGCCCTTAACGACCAAGGGTTTATGGATGCATATAGGTATTATCTAAAGCAATATGTAGGGCGACCGGCACCCTTATATTTTGCTAAGCGCTTAACAGAAAAATATCAGAAAGCAAAAATCTATCTCAAACGGGAGGATTTAAATCATACAGGAGCCCACAAAATCAATAATGTGTTGGGGCAAATCCTCTTAGCTAAACGAATGGGAAAGACAAAGATAATTGCTGAAACCGGAGCAGGTCAACATGGGGTTGCAGCAGCAACGGGTGCCGCCCTTTTTGGTATGGAGTGTCGTGTGTTTATGGGGGAAGAAGACATAAAGCGTCAAGAGCTTAATGTTTTTCGAATGAAATTATTAGGAGCGCAAGTGATTTCGGTTTCATCAGGGACAGCGACATTAAAAGACGCAACCAATGAAGCTATCAGGGAATGGGTTCGCTTGGCAGAAGATACATTTTATGTGATTGGTTCCGTGGTAGGACCCCATCCTTATCCGCAAATGGTTCGAGATTTTCAACGGGTTATTGGTGATGAAACTCGTGAGCAGATTCTTGAACAAGAAGGGCGTCTACCTAATCGTATCTATGCTTGTGTTGGCGGTGGGAGTAATGCTATGGGAATGTTTTATCCCTTTTTGGAAGATACCAAGGTGGACTTAATTGGAGCAGAAGCCGGAGGTCTTGGTATAGCGAGTGGAAAGCATGCAGTAGTATTATCCAAAGAGGTTGAGAGTCGCATTGGTGTGTTTCAGGGAATGAAAACAGCACTTTTAGCCGATGAAAATGGAAATATTATTCCGGCACATTCGATATCAGCAGGATTAGACTATCCGGGAATTGGACCGGAACATGCTTATCTTGATTCGATAAATCGTGCACGTTATGCCGTCGTTTCAGATCAAGAAGCCCTTGAAGCTTTTGAAGAATTATCAAGGACAGAGGGGATTATTCCGGCACTTGAAAGTGCCCACGCCATTGCTTTGGCGATACGAGAAATAAAAACGACCCAGCCAGAAGATATTGTTGTTATCAACGTGTCTGGACGGGGAGATAAGGATACGCATACGGTCATGGCATATTTTGAACAAGGAAAAAAAGACTTGGAACGCTTGAACAAATAA
- the trpA gene encoding tryptophan synthase subunit alpha translates to MNRIEQVLKTKKQQNLKSFIGYFTAGDPSIEALPSIVSALYRGGCDVIEMGIPFSDPLADGPVIQAAGQRAIERGTTIYKIFECVATFRNTIQVPIAFLVYYNTLVIYGVEAFVQQCVKIGIDGLIIPDLPFEEQEELSHYLKNTSIALIPFATPTSKERMHFTLNQGQGFVYTVSSMGVTGRLSEFYEDLDTYVQEVRSYTTLPIAIGFGISTPDDVKRMGELADAVIVGTAIVKKIYESKGDSDTIAGFVASLVEGLK, encoded by the coding sequence ATGAATCGTATTGAACAGGTACTAAAAACAAAAAAACAGCAAAATTTAAAAAGCTTTATCGGATACTTTACGGCAGGAGACCCTTCAATAGAAGCCTTACCAAGTATTGTGAGTGCTCTTTATAGAGGGGGATGTGATGTTATTGAGATGGGTATCCCTTTTTCAGACCCTCTAGCCGATGGACCAGTGATTCAAGCCGCCGGACAAAGAGCGATTGAGAGAGGAACCACGATTTATAAAATTTTTGAATGCGTAGCGACATTTCGAAATACTATTCAAGTGCCTATTGCTTTTTTAGTGTATTATAATACCCTTGTTATCTATGGCGTCGAAGCGTTTGTTCAACAGTGTGTTAAGATAGGTATTGATGGATTAATTATTCCCGACTTACCCTTTGAAGAGCAAGAAGAACTTAGCCATTATTTGAAAAATACATCTATTGCCTTAATTCCATTTGCTACGCCGACATCAAAAGAACGCATGCACTTTACATTAAACCAAGGACAAGGGTTTGTCTATACCGTTTCATCTATGGGAGTGACGGGGCGTTTGTCGGAGTTTTATGAAGATTTGGATACATATGTTCAAGAGGTAAGATCGTATACGACGTTACCGATAGCTATTGGATTTGGCATATCGACGCCGGATGATGTTAAGCGTATGGGGGAATTGGCGGATGCGGTTATTGTGGGAACGGCAATCGTAAAAAAAATATACGAATCCAAAGGAGATTCAGATACGATTGCAGGGTTTGTGGCATCACTTGTAGAAGGGTTAAAATAG
- a CDS encoding CBS domain-containing protein, with protein sequence MNIAFFLTPKHEIVTLTESMTLRQAMEKMEYHKYSAVPVIDDEGRYRYTLSEGDILWYVKDHMDLSIKNSEKVNISQIERSRSIEAVSINEEFSVVEELTQYQNFIPVVDDTGIFIGIIRRSDMMAKHFEYDNNKKVRKFKLNWAEA encoded by the coding sequence ATGAATATCGCATTTTTCTTAACGCCTAAGCATGAAATAGTTACACTGACAGAATCAATGACTTTACGACAAGCCATGGAAAAGATGGAATATCATAAGTATTCAGCTGTTCCAGTCATTGATGATGAAGGGCGTTATAGATATACATTATCAGAAGGAGATATCCTGTGGTATGTTAAAGATCATATGGATTTAAGTATAAAAAATTCTGAAAAAGTTAATATAAGCCAAATAGAAAGATCTAGAAGTATTGAAGCGGTGTCAATTAATGAAGAGTTTTCTGTTGTAGAGGAATTGACGCAATATCAAAACTTCATTCCGGTGGTGGATGATACAGGAATCTTTATAGGGATTATCAGACGCAGTGATATGATGGCTAAGCATTTTGAATATGATAACAATAAGAAAGTAAGAAAATTCAAGCTCAATTGGGCAGAAGCATAA